A window of Halodesulfovibrio aestuarii DSM 17919 = ATCC 29578 contains these coding sequences:
- the proX gene encoding glycine betaine/L-proline ABC transporter substrate-binding protein ProX has product MFKRLLLLTIVFCLCSGQALADPMLPGKGVVVKPARATWNTSFFHAALIEKGLKELGYTVKKAKDLPNALFYKSVAMGDVDYWPSAWLPNHNSYMGGDFFEHAAAYGYVVKAGALQGYLVSKKAADELHITSLDDFKRPEVIAAFDKDGDGKADLTACPPGWRCERDIDRHLKIYGLKKYIKPIKAAYEASMAANLGAYQAGEPIFFYTWTPNWTVFKLQPGKDVVWINVPENIPSDDEKAFVDSMTVENLCGAVTNPLKMGFAATDIRVIANKKFADANPAARRFFEVFTIPLEDINKQNNLLNSGEKSAKDIQRHADEWIANHKETWEGWLNEARKAAE; this is encoded by the coding sequence GTGTTTAAGCGTTTATTGCTGTTAACAATAGTTTTTTGTTTATGTTCAGGTCAGGCTTTAGCTGATCCGATGCTGCCCGGAAAAGGGGTTGTGGTTAAACCTGCCCGTGCTACTTGGAATACCAGCTTTTTTCATGCAGCATTAATAGAGAAAGGACTTAAAGAGCTCGGTTATACAGTAAAAAAAGCGAAGGATCTGCCTAACGCTTTATTTTATAAATCTGTGGCAATGGGTGATGTTGATTACTGGCCAAGTGCATGGCTTCCTAACCATAACAGCTACATGGGAGGAGATTTCTTCGAACACGCAGCTGCATATGGTTATGTAGTTAAAGCAGGCGCTTTGCAGGGGTACCTTGTAAGTAAAAAAGCTGCAGATGAGCTTCATATTACTAGCCTTGATGATTTTAAACGCCCCGAAGTTATTGCTGCCTTTGATAAGGACGGCGACGGCAAAGCTGACTTGACCGCATGCCCTCCGGGCTGGCGATGTGAACGTGATATTGACCGCCATCTGAAAATTTATGGTCTTAAAAAGTATATTAAGCCTATTAAAGCAGCTTACGAAGCAAGTATGGCTGCGAATCTTGGAGCCTATCAGGCTGGTGAACCAATCTTTTTCTATACTTGGACACCAAACTGGACGGTCTTTAAGTTACAGCCGGGCAAAGATGTTGTTTGGATTAATGTTCCAGAAAACATACCGTCAGACGACGAGAAAGCTTTTGTTGATAGCATGACTGTTGAAAATCTGTGTGGTGCGGTAACTAATCCATTAAAAATGGGCTTTGCTGCTACCGATATTCGTGTCATTGCAAATAAAAAGTTTGCCGATGCAAATCCGGCAGCAAGACGTTTCTTCGAAGTATTCACTATTCCACTTGAAGATATTAACAAACAAAACAACTTGTTAAACAGTGGCGAGAAATCTGCTAAAGATATCCAGCGCCATGCAGACGAATGGATAGCGAATCACAAAGAGACGTGGGAAGGCTGGCTTAACGAAGCACGCAAAGCGGCTGAGTAA